The following are encoded together in the Scomber scombrus chromosome 7, fScoSco1.1, whole genome shotgun sequence genome:
- the LOC133983827 gene encoding tubulin polymerization-promoting protein, with translation MADQKDNIDDFKVQTAKHSNMSSAPLRPHSEHSKDRASKRLSSDSNGTSEGGMGSSTPVELTALEEAFRRFAIHGDTRATGKDLHGKNWSKLCKDCTVIDGKNITLTDVDIVFSKVKKKSSRTITFDEFKVALGELARKKYKEKTTEDAEAEVFKLIEGKTPVIAGVTRAVASPTVSRLTDTSKFTGSHKERFDPTGRGKGKAGRVDIVDTSGYVSGYKHQGSYEKKVTKPTDAKPM, from the exons ATGGCAGACCAGAA aGACAACATAGATGACTTTAAAGTCCAGACAGCCAAGCACTCTAACATGAGTTCGGCCCCTTTACGGCCACACAGTGAACACTCTAAAGACAGGGCATCCAAAAGGCTTTCATCTGATTCTAATGGGACCAGTGAAGGAGGTATGGGGTCATCCACACCAGTGGAGTTGACTGCTTTGGAAGAGGCATTTCGGCGATTCGCCATCCATGGTGACACACGTGCTACCGGCAAGGATTTGCACGGCAAGAACTGGTCCAAACTCTGCAAGGACTGCACTGTGATTGATGGCAAGAACATCACCCTCACTGATGTCGACATCGTCTTCAGCAAAGTCaa GAAGAAATCCTCTCGCACCATCACATTTGACGAGTTCAAGGTTGCCCTCGGAGAACTCGCcagaaagaaatataaagaaaagacCACAGAAGATGCTGAGGCTGAGGTCTTCAAGCTGATCGAGGGGAAGACACCTGTCATTGCTGGAGTCACA AGAGCCGTGGCTTCCCCAACAGTGAGCCGTCTCACAGACACCAGCAAGTTTACAGGCTCACACAAGGAGCGTTTTGACCCCACCGGCCGTGGGAAGGGTAAGGCAGGACGAGTAGACATAGTTGACACTTCTGGCTACGTCTCGGGATACAAACATCAAGGGTCCTACGAAAAGAAAGTCACTAAACCAACTGATGCCAAACCCATGTGA
- the cep72 gene encoding centrosomal protein of 72 kDa, with amino-acid sequence MAAECLTTWTTITEPWIRDKLQLKHPCLGDVRSLSLPGTYEEKIRHLGNALNNFVRLKSLDLSCNMLISVEGVQHLKKLERLILYYNCIPSLKEVKVLFELLALKELDLRLNPLAKSYPHYRPYVVHAMPNLRKLDSCSVRDTERKAAVMQFSSDLPPQQKSSSLNQAVDQRSSDQRLALVNHLTKRLSLRTDTDDVLLNSVAMDHGSESKEKEAESLLFSVPETKEEESKDFTQQRSSTPKLENSKSILRYPASKYDNTESKVPYVEEMSNKQSSTSSKVTERPKVSFGPYVEKHRAVPGKQKQKDFPQQTRHEAKGHFTPNPGHRHSSSFINIRPPSPRRPGLNLSDPSNPILHPPRLTYSSFNKTEGGSRLPQHNEKKKKGGYRKPLEMLLNLVDKHWTGERSLHHNNNFLSQAVQILSMMETDISIREAEVKTLRQEAGALSFRAAAQEEEHKTEVSNLSTQLDEARSAVGKLNEQLRIVLGENVALQKQLIKLERQYLKSMMKSSPITQIKEAQTEVEELRKEIEGLKEKVQETDKVRDLSSMLQESHRSLVATNECLLAELKGSGEH; translated from the exons ATGGCGGCGGAGTGTTTGACAACATGGACCACAATAACAGAGCCGTGGATACGGGAcaaattacaattaaaacatCCATGTCTGG GTGATGTCCGCTCACTGAGCCTCCCTGGCACGTACGAGGAGAAGATCAGACATCTGGGAAACGCACTGAATAACTTTGTTCGTCTGAAGTCTCTGGATCTGTCTTGCAATATGCTCATTTCTGTTGAG GGGGTGCAACACTTGAAAAAGCTGGAGAGGCTAATCCTATATTATAACTGCATACCGTCCCTAAAAGAGGTAAAAgtgctgtttgagctgctggcTTTGAAAGAGCTAGACCTCAGACTCAACCCGTTGGCCAAAAGTTACCCACATTACCGCCCTTATGTGGTGCACGCCATGCCCAATCTACGCAAGCTAG ACAGCTGTTCAGTTAGAGACACTGAGCGCAAAGCTGCCGTAATGCAGTTCTCATCTGACCTTCCACCTCAACAGAAGAGCTCCTCTCTGAATCAGGCTGTTGACCAAAG AAGCAGTGATCAGCGATTGGCTTTAGTCAACCATTTAACCAAGAGGCTTTCTCTCCGGACTGACACTGATGATGTTTTGTTGAACTCTGTTGCAATGGATCATGgaagtgaaagtaaagaaaaagaagcagagtC gcttttgttttctgtccCCGAAACCAAAGAGGAAGAATCAAAAGATTTTACACAACAGCGGAGCTCCACTCCAAAACTG gAAAATTCTAAATCCATCCTCAGGTATCCTGCTTCAAAATATG ATAACACTGAGTCCAAAGTGCCATATGTGGAAGAAATGTCTAATAAACAAAGCTCTACCTCATCAAAAGTGACTGAAAGACCAAAAGTGTCCTTTGGCCCTTATGTGGAGAAACACAGAGCTGTGCCtggaaaacaaaagcaaaaggaCTTCCCCCAACAAACCAGGCATGAAGCCAAAGGTCATTTTACACCTAATCCTG GTCACCGTCATAGTTCTTCATTTATTAATATCCGGCCACCTAGTCCACGTCGTCCTGGTTTGAATCTATCTGACCCCTCCAACCCCATTTTACATCCTCCAAGACTGACCTACTCTAGCTTCAACAAGACAGAAGGGGGATCCCGCCTGCCACAGCAtaacgaaaagaaaaaaaag GGTGGTTATAGGAAACCCCTTGAGATGCTGCTCAACCTTGTCGACAAACACTGGACTGGAGAGAGATCGCTGCATCATAACAACAACTTCCTGT CACAGGCAGTTCAGATCCTTTCTATGATGGAAACCGATATTTCCATTCGGGAGGCTGAGGTCAAGACCTTAAGACAGGAAGCTGGTGCACTTAGCTTTCGAGCGGCTGCACAAGAGGAAGAGCACAAAACTGAAGTCAGTAATCTCTCCACTCAGCTGGACGAAGCTCGCAGTGCAGTC GGCAAACTCAACGAGCAGCTGAGGATCGTCTTGGGGGAGAATGTTGCTCTACAAAAGCAGCTCATCAAGTTAGAACGACAGTATCTCAAGTCTATGATGAAAAGTTCCCCTATTACTCAGATAAAGG AGGCTCAGACAGAAGTGGAGGAACTAAGGAAAGAGATCGAGGGGCTGAAGGAGAAAGTGCAAGAGACTGATAAAGTCAGGGATTTGTCAAGTATGCTGCAAGAGAGCCACAG GTCCCTTGTGGCCACCAATGAGTGTTTGCTAGCTGAACTAAAGGGAAGTGGGGAACACTGA
- the LOC133983809 gene encoding uncharacterized protein LOC133983809 — protein sequence MASISTEWIKSCSNIMLSATALYSSYKLFKDHRAPSIGLFMLGLSAGLCISHPSSSFLSSLQKEAEWAGEVLAPALVSFHFLWLSEDHNTAHILLCGSCLLLGLCDWLSADALTLLTRCLGLSSLSCCLTVCLFAGNALGALGGVALSLPLLVAPGVGTNCFAPLISPAATEGMLKWLLKGFMSIGCWASTQALDKFLLDITDRCNLII from the exons atggcGTCCATCTCAACAGAGTGGATTAAATCATGTTCCAATATTATGTTGTCTGCCACAGCACTGTACTCTTCTTATAAACTCTTTAAG GATCACAGGGCTCCTTCAATAGGCCTCTTCATGCTTGGACTCTCTGCAGGACTTTGCATCTCGCATCCCTCCAGCTcgttcctctcctccctccagaAAGAAGCAGAGTGGGCCGGTGAGGTTCTGGCTCCAGCGCTGGTGTCCTTCCACTTCCTGTGGCTCAGCGAGGACCACAACACGGCACATATCCTCCTGTGTGGCTCCTGCCTGTTGCTGGGACTGTGTGACTGGCTCTCAGCAGATGCCCTCACACTCTTGACCCGCTGCCTGGGCCTGTCGTCCCTGTCCTGTTGcctgactgtgtgtctgtttgctggtAATGCTTTGGGAGCCCTGGGTGGCGTGGCTCTCAGTCTACCATTACTTGTTGCTCCAGGTGTAGGAACAAACTGTTTCGCCCCTCTCATCTCTCCAGCTGCCACTGAGGGGATGTTGAAGTGGCTTTTGAAAGGGTTCATGTCCATAGGCTGTTGGGCTTCAACGCAAGCCCTCGACAAGTTTCTGTTGGACATAACTGACCGATGTAACTTAATCATTTAG
- the si:ch211-257p13.3 gene encoding kinesin-like protein KIFC3 — MYAFYSLLVYIFYTVFKKEEDEALEGACGASSDEQGPVSMETGSRRKDGHTSKIGKKACARLSESSSSSDSDEMSLSDEDQAVGPDIPASTPLAAFLSFKQEAEKRRASQVQQETTGKVTDSPLVAVMSHLLSFLEQYSHFQQLQQQADQYRVQLKRHRVQHRRQMKALRASYRQRLKDKNSIISNLEEAITQQQTPSPLSEGECSSDAGTHAGVHRLVESLYGLQGERSKLRGELRLLHSQLEQKERDRHSRIAAFQQQIDDLKGCIEEREEELSRLRTATGATDSEKRVLCLSAENETLKQSLTVTTGLLQQLTTIPSQSSTLLIKENENLRSRVQQLEMSLQQRAEQLSHLERQSEQSEWRRGEELRKREDRVRELQLELDRERGKEPVVKYVTQTVEVESPATVKQLSKARHRNELLSEKLSNQNERCKQLEEHIRKSDEYSCNLQHKIAAYEREISKLREELLKEIGHLEEKKEEAVKAAASCSAEHFQNLQDQFFSLQKRLTALPPTLRCMKTDYASLRSQVRNFSDFYGAAINEAKKQISAAISEMSEANKDLLEKYRKEVALRRKYHEQLVELKGNIRVLCRVKPVLKEDQHKEGQSVVVTTDPNNESSLNVLNKGKGRIFELDKVFHPQATQEEVFQEIEPLVTSCIDGYHVCIFAYGQTGSGKTYTMEGSVENPGINQRALKHLFSEIEERKDMWSYTVSVSSVEIYNEVLRDLLSKDGEKLDIKINPDGTGQLHVPGLRVVEVKSFQHIKKLLATARRNRITFGTQMNQHSSRSHALLCITVEGTDLATGSKTTGKLNLVDLAGSERVWKSGAEGERLKEAQNINRSLLALGDVIQALRARQTHIPFRNSRLTYLLQDSLGKGSKTAMVVQVSALDSNVGETLCSLKFAQRVCKVELGPAARKIESGGGQCD; from the exons ATGTATGCCTTCTACTCCCTTTTAGTCTACATCTTCTACACTGTCTttaagaaggaggaggatgaagccTTGGAAGGGGCGTGCGGAGCTTCCTCCGAC GAGCAAGGAcctgtttccatggaaacaggGAGCAGGAGGAAAGATGGCCACACCTCCAAAATTGGAAAAAAGGCTTGTGCTCGGCTTAGTGAATCAA gcagcagcagtgacagtgaTGAAATGTCTCTGAGTGATGAAGATCAGGCAGTTGGTCCTGACATCCCAGCAAGCACTCCTCTGGCTGCCTTTTTGTCCTTCAAGCAGGAGGCTGAGAAGAGGAGGGCTTCTCAAGTTCAGCAGGAAACAACAGGAAAG GTGACAGACTCTCCCTTGGTGGCGGTGATGTCCCACTTGCTGAGTTTTCTGGAGCAGTACTCCCACTTCCAGCAGCTGCAACAGCAAGCTGACCAGTACCGCGTCCAACTGAAGAGGCACCGTGTCCAGCATCGCCGCCAGATGAAGGCCCTGCGGGCCTCCTACCGCCAGCGCCTCAAGGACAAGAACAGCATCATCAGCAACCTGGAGGAGGCCATCACCCAGCAGCAAACCCCCAGTCCACTGAGCGAGG GTGAGTGTAGCAGTGATGCAGGGACACACGCTGGGGTCCACAGGCTGGTGGAGTCTCTGTATGGGCTGCAGGGTGAGAGGAGTAAGCTGAGAGGAGAACTCCGTCTGCTACACTCACAGCTGGAGCAGAAGGAAAGGGACAGACACTCGCGTATAGCAGCCTTTCAACAGCAG ATTGATGATCTCAAGGGTTGCATCGAGGAGCGTGAGGAGGAGCTGTCAAGACTGAGAACTGCCACC GGGGCCACAGACTCTGAGAAAAGGGTACTGTGTCTGTCGGCGGAGAATGAGACTCTGAAACAGAGCCTGACTGTTACTACAGGTCTCCTGCAGCAGCTGACGACCATCCCTTCCCAGTCCAGTACCCTGCTCATAAAG GAGAATGAGAACCTCCGAAGCAGAGTGCAGCAGCTGGAGATGTCCCTCCAACAGCGTGCTGAGCAGCTGTCACACCTGGAGCGACAGAGTGAACAGAGcgagtggaggagaggagaggagctgaggaagagagaggacagagttaGGGAGCTTCAGCTGGAgttggacagagagagaggcaaggAGCCAGTGGTTAAG TATGTCACCCAGACTGTGGAGGTGGAATCACCTGCCACAGTAAAGCAGCTGAGTAAAGCCAGACATAGGAACGAGCTCCTGTCTGAAAAGCTGTCCAATCAGAATGAGCGGTGCAAACAGCTGGAGGAACACATCAGGAAATCAGATGAATACAGCTGTAATCTGCAGCACAAG ATTGCAGCGTACGAGCGAGAAATCAGTAAACTGAGAGAAGAACTGCTGAAGGAGATTGGCCAtttggaggagaagaaggaggaggctgTGAAGGCTGCTGCCTCCTGCTCAGCAGAACATTTTCAGAACCTGCAGGACCAATTcttca gtTTACAGAAGCGTCTGACAGCACTCCCCCCTACTCTGCGCTGCATGAAAACAGACTATGCCAGCCTGAGGAGCCAGGTTCGAAACTTCTCCGACTTTTACGGAGCAGCTataaatgaagcaaaaaaacaG ATTTCAGCAGCTATCAGTGAGATGTCTGAAGCCAACAAAGATCTTCTTGAGAAATACAGGAAAGAGGTTGCACTGCGCAGGAAGTACCATGAACAGTTGGTCGAGCTTAAAG GCAACATCCGCGTGCTGTGTCGCGTGAAGCCTGTGCTGAAGGAGGACCAGCACAAGGAGGGCCAGTCTGTGGTGGTGACGACAGACCCAAACAACGAGTCCTCTCTCAATGTGCTGAACAAAGGAAAGGGTCGCATCTTTGAACTGGACAAGGTCTTCCATCCTCAGGCAACACAGGAAGAG GTCTTTCAGGAGATTGAGCCTCTTGTGACCTCCTGCATCGATGGCTACCATGTCTGCATATTTGCCTATGGACAGACTGGCTCTGGAAAAACTTACACCATGGAG GGCAGTGTGGAGAACCCAGGCATCAACCAGCGAGCCCTGAAACATCTCTTCAGTGAGATCGAGGAGAGGAAGGACATGTGGTCTTACACTGTTAGTGTCAGCTCTGTGGAGATCTATAATGAGGTGCTAAG aGACCTCCTGAGTAAGGACGGTGAGAAACTGGACATTAAAATCAACCCGGACGGGACAGGACAGCTGCATGTCCCGGGCCTCAGGGTCGTCGAGGTTAAGAGCTTTCAGCACATCAAGAAG cTTTTAGCCACAGCCCGTAGGAACAGGATCACCTTCGGCACTCAGATGAACCAGCACAGCTCCCGCTCCCATGCTCTGCTCTGTATCACTGTCGAGGGCACTGACCTCGCAACCGGGTCCAAAACCACCG GCAAGTTGAACCTGGTCGACCTGGCAGGCTCGGAGAGGGTATGGAAGTCTGGTGCAGAGGGAGAAAGGCTGAAGGAGGCCCAGAATATCAACCGCTCCCTGCTGGCACTGGGGGATGTCATTCAGGCACTGAGGGCACGGCAGACTCACATCCCTTTCAGGAACTCCCGCCTTACATACTTATTACAAGACTCCCTGGGCAAAGGCAGTAAGACAGCCATGGTGGTGCAG GTGTCTGCTCTGGACAGTAACGTGGGAGAGACACTGTGCTCGCTGAAGTTTGCCCAGAGGGTGTGCAAGGTGGAGCTAGGTCCTGCAGCCAGGAAGATCGAATCTGGTGGAGGGCAATGTGACTGA